CGATCCTCGCCCTGAACAGCGCGCACGTGGCCGAACTCTCCCTGCTCGACGAACAGGGACTCTCCGAACTCGTGGCCGGAAGCTTCCATGCGCGCCGGACTGGTCGCGAAGAGGCATTCCTGATTGCCCTCGACGAGCGGCACCCGACCTATGCGAGTCCGAACTACCTTTGGTTCCGGCGCCGCTACCGCCGCTTCGTCTACGTCGACCGGATCGTCGTTGCGGAGCACGCCCGCGGCCGCGGGCTCGCGCGTACGCTCTACGAGGACCTCTTCCGGCAGGCGTCTGAGGCCGGCCACGATCTGATCGTGTGCGAGGTCAACTCGGTGCCGCCCAACGCGGCCTCGGACGCCTTCCATGCACGGCTCGGCTTCGCGGAGGTCGGCGCGGCCGTCATACACGGCGGCGCCAAGACGGTGCGCTATCTCGCCCTCCGCCTGCAGGCGGTCTGATCCGGTCGAAGCCGATGGCGGGTCAGGATGACGACGGCATCCGGTTGAGCCCCGCCGGAGGTCTCCCGCCGGGGTGCTGCTGAACGACCGGGCTGGGCGGATCTCCGGCGGTCGGCTTCCTGGCTTCGCCCTCGAGAAGCGGAGGTTCGTCGGACCCCGTGCGGGGCGGATCTCACGCAGCCACCGGCTTCTCCAGATGGAGATACGTGGGGTCGAACTCGGCAACCCGCAGAAGCTCGTCCCAGGCCTCGATGACCAGCGTGCTGCTTCGGAGCGTGATCAGGGCCAGGCCGCGCAT
This portion of the Methylobacterium sp. NMS14P genome encodes:
- a CDS encoding GNAT family N-acetyltransferase, which codes for MTSLREISSADVASILALNSAHVAELSLLDEQGLSELVAGSFHARRTGREEAFLIALDERHPTYASPNYLWFRRRYRRFVYVDRIVVAEHARGRGLARTLYEDLFRQASEAGHDLIVCEVNSVPPNAASDAFHARLGFAEVGAAVIHGGAKTVRYLALRLQAV